One segment of Zonotrichia albicollis isolate bZonAlb1 chromosome 4, bZonAlb1.hap1, whole genome shotgun sequence DNA contains the following:
- the LOC102066451 gene encoding olfactory receptor 5V1-like, with protein MNQTQVTEFVLLGFSHGRPFLFALFLAIYLATLLGNSVILSLVSLDPRLHSPMYFFLGHLSCLDLCYSSVTVPKILANALRPRATISYGGCLAQMFLLMWCAGAECALLALMAYDRFAAVCQPLRYRQALRRSVCAAAAAGCWLWGLLDSALHTLLAARLSFCGAARLQHIFCDAPPLLAAACSDTRPNQLALHISSIFVGLSPFLLVVVSYLCILATVLGMPLATSRRKAFSTCSAHLIVVTLYFVAANLNYNRPSSGYSPAADTLVSVLYCIVIPMLNPLVYSLRSREVWGALRKALRVGATPGSPGSNA; from the coding sequence ATGAACCAGACACAGGTGACGGAGTTTGTGCTCCTGGGTTTTTCCCACGGCCGGCCCTTCCTCTTTGCTCTGTTCCTGGCCATTTACCTGGCCACGCTGCTGGGCAACTCTGTGATACTCTCCCTCGTGTCCCTGGATCCCCGCCTCCACAGCCCCATGTACTTCTTcctgggtcacctgtcctgccTGGACCTTTGCTACTCCTCAGTGACGGTGCCCAAGATCCTGGCGAACGCTCTGCGCCCGCGGGCCACCATTTCCTACGGGGGGTGCCTGGCGCAGATGTTCCTGCTGATGTGGTGCGCGGGGGCCGAGTGTGCGCTGCTGGCCCTCATGGCCTACGACCGCTTTGCCGCCGTGTGCCAGCCGCTGCGCTACCGCCAGGCCCTGCGCCGCAGCGTCTgtgccgcggccgccgccggctgctggctctgggggctgctggACTCGGCCTTGCACACGCTGCTGGCCGCCCGGCTCTCCTTCTGCGGGGCTGCCCGGCTCCAGCACATCTTCTGCGACGCGCCGCCGCTGCTGGCGGCCGCCTGCAGCGACACCCGCCCCAACCAGCTGGCCCTCCACATCTCCAGCATCTTCGTGGGACTCAGTCCCTTCCTGCTCGTCGTCGTCTCCTACCTGTGCATCCTGGCCACCGTTCTTGGGATGCCGCTGGCCACCAGTCGGCGCAAGGCCTTCTCCACCTGCTCCGCACACCTGATCGTGGTCACCCTATACTTCGTGGCAGCCAACCTCAACTACAACCGGCCCAGCTCGGGCTACTCGCCAGCAGCCGACACGCTGGTCTCTGTGCTCTACTGCATCGTCATCCCCATGCTGAACCCCCTCGTCTACagcctccgcagccgggaggtGTGGGGGGCGCTGCGGAAGGCCCTGCGGGTGGGTGCCACGCCAGGCTCCCCAGGCAGCAATGCCTGA
- the LOC102066814 gene encoding rab-like protein 2A encodes MATAAEEQGRAAAREEAPDGDGARDEAAAGAEETVKIICLGDSAVGKSKLLERFLLDGFQPQQLSTFALTLYQHRARVGGQEVRVDFWDTAGQERFRSMHASYYHQAHACIMVFDVQRKVTYKNLNNWYKELREFRPEIPCIVVANKIDADMKVTQKSFNFARKFSLPFYFVSAADGTNVVKLFNDAIRLAVAYKQQSGDFMDEVLRELESFDLQNTSKDLPDKGKSCTEEEPSSA; translated from the exons ATGGCGACGGCGGCGGAGGAgcagggccgggccgcggcGCGGGAGGAGGCCCCGGACGGGGATGGGGCCCGGGACGAGGCCGCGGCCGGCGCCGAGGAGACAGTGAAGATCATCTGCCTGGGCGACAGCGCCGTGGGCAAGTCCAA GCTGCTGGAGCGGTTCCTGCTCGACGGCTT ccagccgcagcAGCTCTCCACCTTCGCCCTGACGCTGTACCAGCACCGCGCCCGGGTCGGCGGGCAGGAGGTCCGCGTGG ATTTCTGGGACACGGCAGGCCAGGAGCGGTTCCGGAGCATGCACGCCTCCTACTACCACCAGGCCCATGCCTGCATCATG GTGTTTGATGTGCAGCGGAAGGTCACCTACAAGAACCTGAACAACTGGTACAAGGAGCTGAGGGAATTCCGCCCAGAGATTCCCTGCATTGTGGTGGCCAACAAGATTGATG CCGATATGAAGGTGACCCAGAAAAGCTTCAATTTTGCCCGGAAGTTCAGTTTGCCCTTTTACTTTGTGTCTGCTGCCGATGGCACCAACGTGGTGAAG CTCTTCAACGACGCCatcaggctggctgtggcttaCAAACAGCAATCAGGAGACTTCATGGACGAGGTCCTGCGGGAGCTGGAG AGCTTTGATCTGCAGAACACAAGCAAGGATTTGCCAGACAAGGGGAAGAGCTGCACTGAAGAGGAGCCCTCATCTGCCTAG
- the LOC102066627 gene encoding nucleoside diphosphate kinase 6, producing MWAYILAHENAVPLWRSLMGPTKVFRARHSDPDSIRGAYGLTDTRNTTHGSDSPASASREIAFFFPEFDEQRWYEQEEPRLRRGQLFHGAQECLPGAQPAQVQIQGSAEHHCCPCPQRCPEWICSGSCVSSHRSESCCPQCC from the exons ATGTGGGCTTACATCCTGGCCCATGAGAACGCTGTCCCTCTCTGGAGATCCCTGATGGGACCCACTAAAGTGTTCCGAGCCCGACACAGCGACCCAGACTCCATCCGAGGTGCCTATGGCCTTACGGACACCAGGAACACGACCCATGGCTCAG ACTCACCTGCCTCAGCCAGCAGAGAAATTGCCTTTTTCTTCCCCGAGTTCGATGAGCAGCGCTGGTACGAGCAGGAGGAGCCGCGGCTGCGGCGCGGGCAGCTGTTCCACGGCGCCCAGGAGTGCCTGCCCGGGGCTCAGCCCGCACAG GTACAGATCCAGGGATCTGCAGAACACCACTGCTGCCCTTGCCCTCAGCGGTGTCCGGAGTGGATCTGTTCAGGATCCTGTGTGTCTTCACACAGGTCTGAGAGCTGTTGTCCCCAGTGTTGTTGA
- the ATP6V1F gene encoding V-type proton ATPase subunit F has protein sequence MAGRGKLIAVMGDEDTVTGFLLGGIGELDKHRRPNFLVVEKETSLAEIEETFRGFLAREDVGMILISQALAEQIRPAVAAHARALPAVLEIPSKDHPYDPARDSVLRRARGLFAPDELR, from the exons ATGGCGGGCCGCGGGAAGCTGATCGCGGTGATGGGCGACGAGGACACGGTGACCGGGTTTCTGCTGGGCGGCATCGGGGAACTGGACAAGCACCGGCGGCCCAACTTCCTGGTGGTGGAGAAAGAAACAAGCCTGGCGGAGATCGAGGAGACGTTCCG GGGTTTCCTGGCGCGGGAGGACGTGGGCATGATCCTGATCTCGCAGGCGCTGGCGGAGCAGATCCGGCCGGCGGTCGCCGCCCACGCCCGGGCGCTGCCCGCGGTGCTCGAGATCCCCTCCAAGGACCACCCCTACGACCCGGCCCGGGACTCGGTGCTGCGCCGCGCCCGGGGGCTCTTCGCACCCGATGAGCTGCGATAG
- the LOC141728969 gene encoding acrosin-like, protein MASDHSSAALDYNSVVSAAGTSHVGGTSVQPGAWPGIVSIQATWENGTWHMCTGVLLSSQWVLTVAHCFARAGGISTWDVVIGATDLTQMGPEALVRRIQRLLVHQHYVAATARNDIALVELDQPVECSDYIQLGCVPDPSLRVSELKSCYIAGWNFARAQGTAMVLQESKVHLMDTELCNSSPWYAGAVHADNLCAGYPQGGIDTCQGDSGGPLVCKDNAADYYWLVGLNSWGRGCDRARHPGIYTSTQHFYNWILLQTGLSPAERAGPAPEPPVTSAPEEEPEEPVKEPEEPEEPEEDINLAPEYNEKPAVTSSGTSLPMAFPHQILVQFWHLVQEFLQF, encoded by the exons ATGGCCTCtgaccacagctctgctgctctcgaCTACAACTCCGTGGTTTCTGCTGCTGGCACGTCCCATgtgggtggcaccagtgtccagcctggggCCTGGCCTGGCATCGTCAGCATCCAGGCCACCTGGGAGAACGGCACGTGGCACATGTGCACGGGTGTCCTCCTCAGCTCCCAGTGGGTGCTCACGGTCGCACACTGCTTCGCCAGGGCCGG GGGCATCTCCACGTGGGACGTGGTGATCGGGGCCACAGATCTGACTCAGATGGGCCCTGAGGCTCTGGTGAGACGCATCCAGAGGCTCCTGGTGCACCAGCACTACGTGGCTGCCACGGCCAGGAACGACATTGCCCTGGTGGAGCTGGACCAGCCCGTGGAGTGCAGCGACTACatccagctgggctgtgtgcccGACCCCTCACTCAGGGTCTCGGAGCTGAAATCCTGCTACATCGCTGGCTGGAACTTTGCCAGAG ctcagGGAACAGCCATGGTGCTGCAGGAGTCCAAGGTTCACCTCATGGACACCGAGCTCTGCAACAGCAGCCCATGGTATGCAGGGGCTGTTCATGCTGACAACCTGTGTGCTGGGTACCCACAGGGCGGCATCGACACCTGCCAG GGGGACAGCGGGGGTCCCCTCGTCTGCAAGGACAATGCAGCCGACTACTACTGGCTGGTGGGATTGAACAGCTGGGGAAGAGGCTGTGACAGAGCCAGGCACCCCGGGATCTACACCTCCACTCAGCACTTCTACAACTGGATCCTGCTCCAGAcgggcctgagcccagcagaaaGAGCTGGTCCAGCACCGGAGCCACCTGTCACCTCGGCCCCCGAGGAGGAGCCTGAGGAACCAGTGAAGGAGCCTGAGGAACCAGAGGAACCAGAGGAAGATATCAACTTGGCCCCTGAGTACAATGAGAAACCAGCAGTGACATCCTCGGGCACGTCACTGCCCATGGCATTCCCACACCAGATCCTGGTGCAATTCTGGCATCTGGTGCAGGAGTTCCTGCAGTTTTAG